DNA from Campylobacter concisus:
TTTGCGAATTTACTTCGTCATAGATATAAATGTTAGATAAATTTCAATTCTTAGGCACAAGCTCTAGGACGTTGCAAGCTCGTTTGCTGCCCATCTTGCAAGCCTTATCAAGAGCATTTGCAGATAGATCAAAGCTCTGCTCTACGCCGTTTCCTTGCAGATATTTTGTAGCTAGCTCGTAGCAAGCTTCACTGCTACCATTTTCACAAAGCGACTTAAAGACTTCGTAAGATTTAACCAGATCTTTTTCAACGCCAAGACCTCGCCCTAGCATGTCAGCATATAAAAAGCAAGAAGTTTTATCTTTGTTTTCGCACTCGCTTGAAAGCTTTTTAGTAAAGCTCTCGCAAGCTTTTGCGTCACTTTTGTTGATGCAGTTTTGCATATTTTCATCCCAGTTTGCGCTTAGAGATAAAACGGCAAAGGCTAAAAATAAAATGGATTTTTTCATAAATTTCCTTGAGAGAGATAAACCCCCTTTGGGGGAAAGGGGGTCATTACAAAAAGGAGGTTTCTTGTTGGACAAGTGGAATAATACAAGCTTCGTCTAAATTTAAAACCAACTCTTATTTAACAAAAAACAATCAAACAAGATCTCTCTTGCTAAAGCCCAAATAGCCGCAAACTAGCAAGATTACGCCAAGCACCAAAGGATAGATGATCGCATAAGCTACGAAGGTCGCTTTTGAAAATGTGCCTAAGATAAAGTAAGAAGCAGTGCCTATCACTGCTAAATTTGGATCAAAAAGGCTAAGTGCGGCTATCCTAAAAAGCTCGATCGGATTTAACATCGCGATAGAGTAGATGACGTACTCATCGACTGAGCTTCGCATAAGCAGCCCAATAAGCACTAGGTCGATAAAAGCTAGCATGATAAGCCAGAGCAAAAACGCCACGCCTTGGCCTGTTTCTTGGTTTTTGATAAGGCTTGAGATGAAAAAGCCAAGCGATAAAAAGACGATACTTAGGCTAAAAAGCAGGCCAAAGTAGAGCACCAGCACGCCCCAAGGTATCGACACGCCCTTTATAAAGCCAACCACCACGCAAAGCAAAAGCGAGAACAAAAGCGGCACAAAAACGACAAATGTCCGCCCAAGCGCCTTGCCAAAGTAGTACTCTTTAAGGCTTAGCGGGAAGCTTAGCACGTACTCAAGCAGGTTTGTGTCCCTGTCTTGATTTATACTTCTAACGGTTGAGATGAGGATAAATATCGGCACGATGATGACGCAAATTTGTATAAACAAAAGTAGCGCCCTTGTTAGCCCAGAAAAGCCAAGCACACGAGAGTCCGTCACTCCGCTAAATAAAAATCCTATCATCAAAGCAGAAAAAAGAAGCGCATAGATCGCAAACCACCTTGAGCGAAACGACTCTTTGACGTCTAGTTTTGCTATTAAAAAAAGGTTATTCACTCTTGCTCCTTAAATTTTCTTCTTTTATGATCTTGCCAAGGTCCATATAGACGCATCTATCGAGCAAATGAGCGATCTCATCTATGCGGTGCGAGATAAAAACTAGCGTCTTTTTTTGCGTGAAGTTATCAAGCAAATTTTTAAAAGACTCTCTTGCTTTTACATCTAAATTTGCCGTTGGCTCGTCAAACATCAAAATTTCACTATCTTTGGCAAATGCGATGGCTATTAGCA
Protein-coding regions in this window:
- a CDS encoding tetratricopeptide repeat protein gives rise to the protein MKKSILFLAFAVLSLSANWDENMQNCINKSDAKACESFTKKLSSECENKDKTSCFLYADMLGRGLGVEKDLVKSYEVFKSLCENGSSEACYELATKYLQGNGVEQSFDLSANALDKACKMGSKRACNVLELVPKN
- a CDS encoding ABC transporter permease — encoded protein: MNNLFLIAKLDVKESFRSRWFAIYALLFSALMIGFLFSGVTDSRVLGFSGLTRALLLFIQICVIIVPIFILISTVRSINQDRDTNLLEYVLSFPLSLKEYYFGKALGRTFVVFVPLLFSLLLCVVVGFIKGVSIPWGVLVLYFGLLFSLSIVFLSLGFFISSLIKNQETGQGVAFLLWLIMLAFIDLVLIGLLMRSSVDEYVIYSIAMLNPIELFRIAALSLFDPNLAVIGTASYFILGTFSKATFVAYAIIYPLVLGVILLVCGYLGFSKRDLV